A single window of Inmirania thermothiophila DNA harbors:
- the mutS gene encoding DNA mismatch repair protein MutS: MSEVKEPAAGDPFAEHTPMMRQYLRIKAEFPDTLVFYRMGDFYELFYDDAERAARLLDITLTTRGQSAGRPIPMAGVPVHAVESYLARLVRLGESVAICEQIGDPAASKGPVDRRVVRIVTPGTLSEDALLEERRDNLLMALHGRDGRWGWAVLEVASGRFVLGECADEAELAAELERLHPAEILLAEEADPPAPLAGFAALTRRPGWHFDRAVAERLLCEQLGVQHLEGYGCTEVPLAVAAAGCLLAYARDTQRSSLPHVRSLRVERREEALVLDATTRRNLELERSLAGERGQSLLGVMDTTVTPMGARCLRRWLLSPSRDRDLLRLRHHAVGTLVEDLAHEGLRAGLRGLGDLERVLARIALGTARPRDLVVVREALARLPALQRLLAVLDSPLLAELSRRLGEHPELLALLRRALVESPPALARDGGVIAPGYDAELDELRALAEDGDRFLVELEARERERTGIANLRVGYNRVHGYYIEISRAQASRAPADYVRRQTLKGAERFVTPELKAFEERVLSARERALARERALYEGLVERLAGALPPLQETAAALAELDALACLAERALALDLTAPELVDEPGIHIEGGRHPVVERGLDEPFTPNDLHLDEGRRMLVITGPNMGGKSTYMRQTALIVILAHAGSFVPARRAVIGPVDRIFTRIGASDDLAGGRSTFMVEMTETAVILNAATAHSLVLMDEIGRGTSTYDGLALAWACARHLARHIRAFTLFATHYFELTALAGEIDTVANVHLEAVEHGERIVFLHSVREGPADRSYGIHVAALAGIPPAVLAEARARLAELERPAGDDRPRSEPQLSLFAPAASAVEEALRAVDPDGLTPRQALDLVYRLRALLPSP; this comes from the coding sequence ATGTCCGAGGTCAAGGAGCCAGCCGCCGGCGACCCCTTCGCCGAGCACACCCCCATGATGCGCCAGTACCTGCGCATCAAGGCGGAGTTTCCGGACACCCTCGTCTTCTACCGCATGGGGGACTTCTACGAGCTCTTCTACGACGACGCCGAGAGGGCGGCGCGGCTGCTGGACATCACCCTGACCACGCGCGGACAGTCCGCCGGACGTCCGATCCCCATGGCCGGGGTCCCGGTCCACGCCGTGGAGAGCTATCTCGCGCGGCTGGTGCGGCTCGGCGAGTCGGTGGCCATCTGCGAGCAGATCGGCGATCCCGCCGCCTCCAAGGGGCCGGTGGACCGCCGGGTGGTGCGCATCGTCACCCCCGGGACCCTGAGCGAGGACGCCCTCCTCGAGGAGCGGCGCGACAACCTGCTCATGGCCCTGCACGGCCGCGACGGGCGCTGGGGCTGGGCGGTGCTGGAGGTGGCGAGCGGGCGCTTCGTCCTCGGCGAGTGCGCCGACGAGGCGGAGCTTGCGGCGGAGCTGGAGCGGCTGCACCCGGCCGAGATCCTCCTCGCCGAGGAGGCCGACCCCCCGGCGCCCCTCGCGGGCTTCGCCGCCCTCACCCGCCGCCCCGGCTGGCACTTCGACCGCGCCGTGGCCGAGCGGCTGCTGTGCGAGCAGCTGGGCGTGCAGCACCTGGAGGGCTACGGCTGCACCGAGGTGCCGCTGGCGGTGGCCGCCGCGGGCTGCCTCCTCGCCTACGCCCGCGACACCCAGCGCAGCAGCCTGCCGCATGTGCGCAGCCTGCGCGTGGAGCGGCGCGAGGAGGCCCTGGTCCTCGACGCCACCACGCGGCGCAACCTCGAGCTCGAGCGCAGCCTCGCCGGGGAGCGCGGCCAGAGCCTGCTCGGGGTCATGGACACCACCGTCACGCCCATGGGGGCCCGCTGCCTGCGCCGCTGGCTGCTCTCGCCGAGCCGCGACCGCGACCTCCTGCGGCTGCGCCACCACGCCGTCGGCACCCTCGTCGAGGACCTCGCCCACGAGGGGCTGCGGGCGGGCCTGCGCGGCCTCGGCGACCTCGAGCGCGTGCTCGCCCGCATCGCCCTCGGCACCGCCCGCCCCCGCGACCTGGTGGTGGTGCGCGAGGCGCTCGCCCGGCTGCCGGCGCTGCAGCGCCTGCTCGCGGTGCTGGACTCGCCGCTCCTTGCCGAGCTCTCCCGGCGCCTGGGCGAGCACCCGGAGCTGCTCGCGCTGCTGCGCCGGGCCCTGGTGGAGTCGCCCCCGGCGCTCGCCCGCGACGGCGGCGTCATCGCCCCCGGCTACGACGCCGAGCTCGACGAGCTGCGTGCGCTCGCCGAGGACGGCGACCGCTTCCTGGTGGAGCTCGAGGCGCGCGAGCGCGAACGCACCGGGATCGCGAACCTGCGCGTCGGTTACAACCGCGTCCACGGCTACTACATCGAGATCAGCCGCGCCCAGGCGTCCCGGGCGCCGGCGGACTACGTGCGCCGCCAGACCCTGAAGGGGGCCGAGCGCTTCGTCACCCCCGAGCTCAAGGCCTTCGAGGAGCGGGTGCTGAGCGCGCGCGAGCGGGCCCTGGCCCGCGAGCGGGCCCTCTACGAGGGGCTCGTGGAGCGCCTCGCGGGGGCGCTGCCGCCGCTGCAGGAGACCGCGGCGGCGCTCGCCGAGCTGGATGCCCTGGCCTGCCTCGCCGAGCGCGCCCTCGCCCTCGACCTCACCGCCCCGGAGCTCGTGGACGAGCCCGGGATCCACATCGAGGGCGGGCGGCATCCGGTGGTGGAACGGGGCCTCGACGAGCCCTTCACCCCCAACGACCTCCACCTCGACGAGGGCCGGCGGATGCTCGTCATCACCGGCCCCAACATGGGCGGCAAGTCCACCTACATGCGGCAGACCGCGCTCATCGTCATCCTCGCCCACGCCGGCAGCTTCGTCCCCGCGCGCCGTGCCGTGATCGGCCCCGTCGACCGCATCTTCACCCGCATCGGCGCCTCCGACGACCTCGCCGGGGGGCGCTCCACCTTCATGGTGGAGATGACGGAGACGGCGGTCATCCTCAACGCCGCCACCGCGCACAGCCTCGTCCTCATGGACGAGATCGGCCGCGGCACCAGCACCTACGACGGCCTCGCCCTGGCCTGGGCCTGCGCCCGCCACCTCGCGCGGCACATCCGCGCCTTCACCCTCTTCGCCACCCACTACTTCGAGCTCACGGCGCTCGCGGGGGAGATCGACACCGTCGCCAACGTCCACCTCGAGGCGGTCGAACACGGCGAGCGCATCGTCTTCCTGCACAGCGTGCGCGAGGGTCCGGCCGACCGCAGCTACGGCATCCACGTCGCGGCGCTGGCCGGGATCCCGCCCGCGGTGCTGGCCGAGGCGCGGGCGCGCCTGGCCGAGCTGGAGCGGCCGGCGGGCGACGACCGTCCCCGCAGCGAGCCGCAGCTGTCGCTGTTCGCGCCGGCCGCGAGCGCGGTGGAGGAGGCCCTGCGCGCGGTGGATCCCGACGGGCTCACGCCCCGCCAGGCCCTGGACCTCGTCTACCGCCTGCGCGCGCTCCTGCCGTCCCCTTGA
- a CDS encoding PrkA family serine protein kinase, which translates to MADGKDFAELIQRDRSARQRKQWRGTLLEYLDKVREDPSIAKLAHARIYDMIMAAGWTDLADTDDPKAKRLFGDEPLRIYHFFKDEFFGIERTIAQIVRYFQSAALHGEESRQVLYLMGPVGSGKSSLVEKLERGLEESDPIYAIEGCPMREEPLHLIPRHLRREFEKMLGVHIEGDLCPVCRYRLKNEFGGRYEEMPVVTVEFSKRDRRGIGVVPPVDPNNQDTSVLIGSEDISKLDKYSEGDPRVLDLNGAFNVGNRGMVEFIEVFKNETEYLHAMITATQEKFIPAPGRHGTIYVDTVIVAHSNEAEWQRFRADNTNEAILDRIVVVKVPYNLRLSEEVKIYRKILGRSDFKAHIAPNTLEVASMFAVLSRLEPTPKCDLVTKMRLYDGEEVVEKGRNKKISVRELQEDAKREGMSGISTRFIMKAIDNALTANPECINPINVREALVAMVKAADLPDDVRKHYLELLQDTVHKLYLEMLEREITKAFVYSYHEQAESLFQNYLDHAEAFVNKTTVKDANTGEELEPDEDFLKSIEEQIAIIGTAAEGFRQEVIAYLWSAQRRGERISYTSYEPLKEAIEKKLMNSVREISRVITKARTRDEEQRRKYDQMVENLLENGYCPHCVDVILKYAANNLWRD; encoded by the coding sequence ATGGCCGACGGGAAAGACTTCGCGGAGCTGATCCAGCGGGACCGCTCGGCACGGCAGCGCAAGCAGTGGCGCGGGACCCTGCTGGAGTACCTGGACAAGGTCCGCGAGGACCCCTCCATCGCCAAGCTGGCCCACGCCCGCATCTACGACATGATCATGGCCGCGGGCTGGACCGACCTCGCCGACACCGACGACCCCAAGGCCAAGCGGCTCTTCGGCGACGAGCCCCTGCGCATCTACCACTTCTTCAAGGACGAGTTCTTCGGCATCGAGCGCACCATCGCCCAGATCGTGCGCTACTTCCAGTCGGCGGCCCTGCACGGCGAGGAGAGCCGCCAGGTGCTCTACCTGATGGGGCCCGTGGGGTCGGGCAAGAGCTCGCTGGTGGAGAAGCTCGAGCGCGGGCTGGAGGAGTCCGACCCCATCTACGCCATCGAGGGCTGCCCCATGCGCGAGGAGCCGCTGCACCTGATCCCGCGGCACCTGCGCCGGGAGTTCGAGAAGATGCTCGGGGTGCACATCGAGGGCGACCTCTGCCCGGTGTGCCGCTACCGCCTCAAGAACGAGTTCGGCGGGCGCTACGAGGAGATGCCGGTGGTGACGGTGGAGTTCTCCAAGCGGGACCGCCGCGGCATCGGCGTCGTCCCGCCGGTGGACCCCAACAACCAGGACACCTCCGTCCTCATCGGCTCCGAGGACATCTCCAAGCTCGACAAGTACTCCGAGGGCGACCCGCGGGTGCTCGACCTCAACGGCGCCTTCAACGTCGGCAACCGGGGCATGGTGGAGTTCATCGAGGTCTTCAAGAACGAGACCGAGTACCTGCACGCCATGATCACGGCGACGCAGGAGAAGTTCATCCCGGCGCCGGGCCGGCACGGCACCATCTACGTCGACACCGTGATCGTCGCCCACTCCAACGAGGCCGAGTGGCAGCGCTTCCGCGCCGACAACACCAACGAGGCCATCCTCGACCGCATCGTGGTGGTCAAGGTGCCCTACAACCTGCGCCTGTCCGAGGAGGTCAAGATCTACCGCAAGATCCTCGGCCGCTCCGACTTCAAGGCCCACATCGCGCCCAACACCCTCGAGGTGGCCTCCATGTTCGCGGTGCTCTCGCGCCTGGAGCCGACGCCCAAGTGCGACCTCGTCACCAAGATGCGCCTCTACGACGGCGAGGAGGTGGTGGAGAAGGGGCGCAACAAGAAGATCAGCGTGCGCGAGCTGCAGGAGGACGCCAAGCGCGAGGGCATGAGCGGGATCTCGACCCGCTTCATCATGAAGGCCATCGACAACGCGCTGACCGCCAACCCCGAGTGCATCAACCCCATCAACGTGCGCGAGGCGCTGGTGGCGATGGTCAAGGCGGCGGACCTGCCCGACGACGTGCGCAAGCACTACCTGGAGCTGCTCCAGGACACCGTGCACAAGCTCTACCTCGAGATGCTCGAGCGCGAGATCACCAAGGCCTTCGTCTACTCCTACCACGAGCAGGCCGAGTCGCTGTTCCAGAACTACCTGGACCACGCCGAGGCGTTCGTGAACAAGACCACGGTCAAGGACGCCAACACCGGCGAGGAGCTCGAGCCCGACGAGGACTTCCTCAAGTCCATCGAGGAGCAGATCGCCATCATCGGCACCGCCGCCGAGGGCTTCCGCCAGGAGGTCATCGCCTACCTCTGGTCGGCGCAGCGGCGCGGCGAGCGCATCAGCTACACCAGCTACGAGCCGCTCAAGGAGGCGATCGAGAAGAAGCTGATGAACTCGGTGCGCGAGATCAGCCGCGTCATCACCAAGGCGCGCACCCGCGACGAGGAGCAGCGGCGCAAGTACGACCAGATGGTGGAGAACCTGCTGGAGAACGGCTACTGCCCGCACTGCGTGGACGTGATCCTGAAGTACGCGGCCAACAACCTCTGGCGCGACTGA
- the yhbH gene encoding sporulation protein YhbH translates to METIFRPYSESDSLRSDRSAGDRQRHRRKVLEAIRHNIADLIAEEAIIGKSADRIVKVPIRSIREYRFVYGENAPGVAMGDGDTREGQVVGRAGQGEEGPGLAGDQPGVDYYETDVTLDELIELMFEDLELPDLERKMLRQVPSERASRRRGYRPVGVQVHLDKRRTAISRIKRRVAAGHHHRIGKRFPFHKDDLRYRHRVPDEKPSSNAVVICIMDTSGSMDTMKKYLARSFFFLLHRFVSSRYQHVELVFIAHHARAREVTEEEFFHKGESGGTMISSGYRKALEVIESRYHPAHWNIYAFHCSDGDNFASDNAEALKAARELCEVCNLFGYGEIKPYTLHYESSMLEHFSRLEAENFHAVLIKRKEDVWPSFKALLARERRPAAGA, encoded by the coding sequence ATGGAGACCATCTTCCGGCCCTACTCCGAATCCGACTCGCTGCGCTCGGACCGCAGCGCGGGCGACCGCCAGCGCCACCGCCGCAAGGTGCTCGAGGCCATCCGCCACAACATCGCCGACCTCATCGCCGAGGAGGCGATCATCGGCAAGTCGGCGGACCGCATCGTCAAGGTCCCGATCCGCTCCATCCGCGAGTACCGCTTCGTCTACGGCGAGAACGCCCCGGGCGTGGCCATGGGCGATGGCGACACCCGGGAGGGCCAGGTGGTCGGCCGCGCGGGCCAGGGCGAGGAGGGGCCGGGGCTTGCCGGCGACCAGCCGGGGGTCGACTACTACGAGACCGACGTCACCCTGGATGAGCTCATCGAGCTCATGTTCGAGGACCTGGAACTGCCGGATCTCGAGCGCAAGATGCTCCGGCAGGTCCCCTCCGAGCGCGCGAGCAGACGCCGCGGCTACCGCCCGGTGGGCGTGCAGGTGCACCTGGACAAGCGCCGCACCGCCATCTCGCGGATCAAGCGCCGGGTCGCCGCCGGCCACCATCACCGCATCGGCAAGCGCTTCCCCTTCCACAAGGACGACCTGCGCTACCGCCACCGCGTCCCCGACGAGAAGCCCTCGTCCAACGCCGTGGTGATCTGCATCATGGACACCTCGGGGTCCATGGACACCATGAAGAAGTACCTCGCGCGCAGCTTCTTCTTCCTGCTCCACCGCTTCGTCTCCAGCCGCTACCAGCACGTGGAGCTGGTCTTCATCGCCCACCACGCGCGCGCGCGCGAGGTCACCGAGGAGGAGTTCTTCCACAAGGGCGAGTCGGGGGGGACCATGATCTCCTCCGGCTACCGCAAGGCCCTGGAGGTGATCGAGAGCCGCTACCACCCGGCGCACTGGAACATCTACGCCTTCCACTGCTCCGACGGCGACAACTTCGCCAGCGACAACGCCGAGGCGCTCAAGGCCGCGCGGGAGCTCTGCGAGGTCTGCAACCTCTTCGGCTACGGCGAGATCAAGCCCTACACCCTGCACTACGAGAGCTCCATGCTCGAGCACTTCTCGCGCCTCGAGGCGGAGAACTTCCACGCCGTCCTCATCAAGCGCAAGGAAGACGTCTGGCCGAGCTTCAAGGCGCTGCTGGCGCGCGAGCGCCGGCCGGCCGCGGGGGCCTGA
- a CDS encoding SpoVR family protein, with translation MAGAVSIDELRRWDERIRALAERFGLDCYPQEFELCDHFQMLSYMAYSGAPAHYPHWSYGKAYEKLKTLYDHGVSGLPYEMVINANPSIAYLMRDNSLALHILTIAHVYGHNDFFKNNFTFRHTRPELAVAMFKLHAERVRDYIEDPSIGQDAVEEVLDAAHALALQCRRNLAVQRRAGEAERPAPRDPWAAIHPPRQAAPAPPPRRIPAEPEEDLLLFLRDHNPYLAEWQRDLLTIVHEETRYFLPQMETKIMNEGWASFWHREILNALELPPDLHMEFLVRHNQVVRPIPGQINPYHLGLRIWDDIRRRHDEPTPEEIERYGPPDRSGMEKIFEVREVDRDVSFLRRFLTPELMRELDLFEHRRRGKERVVTRTAHGEGWREVKEELLRNVGLGTVPVIRVVDADWEGRRTLLLEHEHDGRDLHLEYAEKTLAHVHRLWGREVVLRTEVNGRPTLLVWGEDGFETREEKRPRR, from the coding sequence ATGGCGGGCGCGGTCAGCATCGACGAGCTGCGCCGCTGGGACGAGCGCATCCGCGCGCTCGCCGAGCGCTTCGGGCTCGACTGCTACCCGCAGGAGTTCGAGCTCTGCGACCACTTCCAGATGCTCTCCTACATGGCCTACTCGGGGGCGCCCGCCCACTACCCGCACTGGTCCTACGGCAAGGCCTACGAGAAGCTCAAGACCCTCTATGACCACGGCGTCAGCGGCCTGCCCTACGAGATGGTGATCAACGCCAACCCCAGCATCGCCTACCTGATGCGGGACAACTCGCTGGCCCTGCACATCCTCACCATCGCCCACGTCTACGGCCACAACGACTTTTTCAAGAACAACTTCACCTTCCGCCACACGCGCCCCGAGCTCGCCGTGGCCATGTTCAAGCTCCACGCCGAGCGCGTGCGCGACTACATCGAGGATCCCTCCATCGGCCAGGACGCGGTGGAGGAGGTCCTCGACGCCGCCCACGCCCTCGCCCTGCAGTGCCGGCGCAACCTCGCCGTGCAGCGGCGTGCCGGCGAGGCCGAGCGGCCCGCCCCGCGCGACCCCTGGGCCGCCATCCACCCGCCGCGGCAGGCGGCGCCTGCGCCGCCGCCGCGGCGCATCCCGGCCGAGCCCGAGGAGGACCTGCTCCTCTTCCTCCGCGACCACAACCCCTACCTCGCGGAGTGGCAGCGGGATCTGCTCACCATCGTCCACGAGGAGACCCGCTACTTCCTGCCGCAGATGGAGACCAAGATCATGAACGAGGGCTGGGCCAGCTTCTGGCACCGCGAGATCCTCAACGCCCTCGAGCTGCCGCCGGACCTGCACATGGAGTTCCTGGTCCGCCACAACCAGGTGGTGCGCCCCATCCCCGGCCAGATCAACCCCTACCACCTCGGGCTCAGGATCTGGGACGACATCCGCCGCCGCCACGACGAGCCCACGCCGGAGGAGATCGAGCGCTACGGGCCGCCCGACCGCAGCGGCATGGAGAAGATCTTCGAGGTGCGGGAGGTGGACCGGGACGTCTCCTTCCTGCGCCGCTTCCTCACTCCGGAGCTGATGCGCGAGCTCGACCTCTTCGAGCACCGTCGCCGCGGCAAGGAGCGGGTGGTGACCCGCACCGCCCACGGCGAGGGCTGGCGCGAGGTCAAGGAGGAGCTGCTGCGCAACGTCGGCCTCGGCACCGTGCCCGTGATCCGGGTCGTGGACGCCGACTGGGAGGGCCGGCGCACGCTGCTGCTGGAGCACGAGCACGACGGGCGCGACCTCCACCTGGAATACGCCGAGAAGACCCTCGCCCACGTCCACCGCCTGTGGGGTCGGGAGGTGGTTCTGCGCACCGAGGTCAACGGCCGCCCGACCCTGCTGGTCTGGGGCGAGGACGGCTTCGAGACCCGCGAGGAGAAGCGCCCGCGGCGCTGA